In Halorubrum sp. PV6, a single window of DNA contains:
- a CDS encoding sulfatase, which yields MDPPKPNILWITLDSVRADHTSIHGYHRETTPEIARIAESKNGNNFKHGIAHSTRTPVSVPSMLTGLYPTSHQMLGTKSGYRIPESMKTVPEFLAAQGYDTFGISENGYAGKAKGIDKRFDEFVHSNPSSLSDILSPQFRRSFFKYLFKSRAHGPGLSTNKSDHSKTNSYFTTDIAKQKLRSRSSNDDPFFCYIHYNDPHHPYIPPKRYQDEYTAGLENTTDEAVAFAEKMHDELYEWMADGVPLTEAEWEMLYAMYDATIKYTDSCVGKLFDYVQDRFSNTIVVITADHGDLFGEYGLLGHHMVLHDGLIHVPMVTHGLNNVDRHVDRPTQHIDLMQTILSIVDADTSQFQGYDLREQSREIAVSQDLRGTVDDDNKQNYERIRQYNPDVDLSHLPTSLVTAARTTDFKLVRTDREANLYILPDEERDVSNEHSTKYGTLSSLLDQWSKSNDQEFEADPEEEKLTEELEDHLRDMGYI from the coding sequence ATGGATCCGCCTAAGCCGAACATCCTCTGGATCACTCTTGACAGCGTTCGAGCTGATCACACCTCGATCCACGGATATCATCGTGAGACGACACCCGAGATAGCCAGAATCGCCGAGAGTAAGAACGGAAATAATTTCAAACACGGGATCGCTCACAGTACCAGAACGCCCGTCTCAGTACCATCGATGCTAACGGGATTATATCCCACCAGTCATCAGATGTTAGGGACTAAGTCGGGATATCGAATTCCGGAATCGATGAAGACCGTTCCTGAATTTCTAGCGGCACAAGGATACGATACCTTCGGGATTTCGGAGAACGGATATGCGGGAAAAGCGAAAGGGATCGATAAACGATTTGATGAGTTCGTTCATTCCAATCCGTCCAGTCTCTCGGATATACTGTCTCCCCAGTTCAGACGGAGCTTCTTTAAGTATCTTTTCAAAAGTCGGGCACACGGACCTGGACTCAGTACGAACAAGAGCGATCACTCGAAGACCAACTCCTATTTCACAACGGATATCGCAAAACAAAAGTTACGATCGAGATCATCAAATGATGATCCATTCTTTTGTTATATTCATTATAACGATCCTCATCACCCATATATTCCTCCTAAAAGGTATCAAGACGAGTATACCGCCGGACTCGAGAACACAACCGACGAAGCAGTAGCCTTCGCGGAAAAAATGCACGATGAGTTGTACGAGTGGATGGCTGATGGAGTTCCACTGACGGAAGCCGAATGGGAAATGCTCTACGCGATGTACGATGCCACAATCAAATACACCGACTCCTGTGTCGGCAAACTCTTCGATTACGTTCAAGATCGTTTTTCAAACACGATCGTCGTTATTACTGCTGACCATGGTGACCTCTTCGGTGAGTACGGACTTCTCGGCCACCATATGGTTCTTCACGATGGGTTGATCCACGTACCGATGGTCACTCATGGGCTCAATAACGTAGACCGGCACGTCGATCGGCCGACTCAACACATTGACCTAATGCAGACGATTCTCTCTATAGTCGATGCGGACACGTCTCAATTCCAAGGATACGATCTCAGAGAGCAGTCCCGTGAGATAGCGGTCAGTCAAGATCTACGGGGAACGGTCGACGACGATAATAAACAGAATTACGAGCGGATCCGTCAGTACAACCCTGACGTTGATCTTTCTCACCTTCCAACCTCGCTTGTTACGGCCGCACGAACAACCGACTTCAAATTAGTCCGAACAGATCGAGAGGCGAATCTCTATATATTACCTGATGAGGAACGAGATGTTAGTAACGAACACTCTACAAAGTATGGTACTCTCTCTTCCTTACTAGACCAATGGTCGAAAAGCAACGATCAAGAGTTTGAAGCGGATCCTGAAGAGGAAAAGTTAACTGAGGAACTGGAAGACCACCTTCGTGATATGGGATATATCTAA
- a CDS encoding MarR family transcriptional regulator — translation MRYAGEWMSAADDRILEYLSENESGSPTKMKREGPIRYSRVQVHRRCKILAEKGLINDLGNGVYMITEDGEAYLEGCLDTEDWQYIDEETDENSHDGSTGDG, via the coding sequence ATGAGATATGCTGGTGAATGGATGTCTGCAGCGGACGACCGCATCTTAGAATATTTATCTGAAAATGAATCCGGCTCCCCAACGAAAATGAAAAGAGAGGGGCCAATACGATATTCTCGTGTACAGGTTCATCGTCGGTGTAAGATACTAGCCGAAAAGGGCCTTATTAACGATCTCGGAAATGGCGTCTACATGATCACTGAAGACGGCGAGGCATATCTTGAAGGCTGTTTGGACACTGAAGATTGGCAGTATATTGACGAAGAGACCGATGAGAATTCTCACGATGGTTCTACTGGTGACGGCTGA
- a CDS encoding DapH/DapD/GlmU-related protein: MKAVLKEIWKRYKSIASELTRRWYTFKVRERASSVGKQLRVNGPSNVNSNTSLGDNVNFNGIEVRGDGELTIGDNFHSGPDVRILTRNHNYDDGDAIPYDDTYIRNPVRIGDNVWVGAGVTIIPGVEIGEAAIVQAGSTVVEDVPSGAIVGGHPAEQFSERDMKHYNQLKAKNKHY, translated from the coding sequence ATGAAAGCAGTATTGAAAGAGATCTGGAAAAGATACAAATCAATAGCAAGCGAACTGACTCGCCGTTGGTATACGTTTAAAGTCAGAGAACGGGCCTCAAGTGTTGGAAAACAACTCCGAGTAAACGGCCCAAGCAACGTCAATTCAAACACGTCATTAGGAGACAACGTCAATTTCAACGGGATCGAAGTTCGAGGCGATGGTGAATTAACTATTGGAGACAATTTTCATTCCGGACCAGATGTTCGGATTTTGACTCGTAACCACAATTACGATGATGGTGATGCGATACCGTATGACGATACGTATATCAGAAATCCAGTACGTATCGGAGATAACGTATGGGTAGGGGCTGGAGTTACGATCATTCCGGGTGTTGAGATTGGAGAAGCGGCGATCGTACAAGCGGGATCAACCGTCGTTGAGGACGTTCCGAGCGGTGCTATTGTTGGCGGACATCCTGCGGAACAATTTTCGGAACGAGATATGAAACATTATAATCAATTAAAAGCTAAAAATAAACACTACTAG
- a CDS encoding NAD-dependent epimerase/dehydratase family protein → MNDKRVLVTGGAGFIGSTLANRLAADNDVIAVDDTYLGDPDNLDSNVEFVEASVLDDDYPADVDVVFHLAALSSRNMHESDPQRGCRVNVEGFVNAVERARKEGCETVVYASTSSIYGSRTEPSPVDMDVEAHTAYEASKLARERYAEYYANHHEMDVAGLRFFSVYQGFGGNEEHKGEYANTVAQFADAIANGEAPELFGDGSQTRDFTHVSDVARACELAADHELTGVYNVGTQEAYSFNEMVAMINDALGTDIDPEYIECPFDGYVHDTMADYSKFHEATGWEPEIGFREGVELVCAPYREADTPGTN, encoded by the coding sequence ATGAACGACAAGCGCGTCTTGGTCACGGGCGGGGCGGGGTTTATCGGCTCGACCCTCGCGAACCGCCTCGCGGCCGACAACGACGTGATCGCGGTCGACGACACGTATCTCGGCGATCCGGACAACCTCGATTCGAACGTGGAGTTCGTCGAGGCCTCGGTGCTCGACGACGACTACCCCGCCGACGTGGACGTCGTCTTCCACCTCGCCGCGCTCTCCTCGCGGAACATGCACGAGAGCGACCCCCAGCGCGGCTGCCGCGTCAACGTCGAGGGGTTCGTCAACGCCGTCGAGCGCGCTCGCAAGGAGGGCTGTGAGACGGTCGTGTACGCCTCGACCTCGTCGATCTACGGGAGCCGCACCGAGCCCTCGCCCGTCGACATGGACGTGGAGGCGCACACCGCCTACGAGGCCTCGAAGCTCGCCCGCGAGCGCTACGCCGAGTACTACGCCAACCACCACGAGATGGACGTGGCCGGGCTCCGCTTCTTCTCCGTCTACCAGGGCTTCGGCGGCAACGAGGAACATAAAGGCGAGTACGCGAACACGGTCGCGCAGTTCGCGGACGCGATCGCGAACGGCGAGGCGCCCGAGCTGTTCGGCGACGGCAGCCAGACGCGGGACTTCACGCACGTCTCCGACGTGGCCCGCGCCTGCGAGCTCGCCGCCGACCACGAGTTGACAGGCGTCTACAACGTCGGCACTCAAGAGGCGTACTCCTTCAACGAGATGGTCGCGATGATCAACGACGCGCTCGGTACCGATATCGACCCGGAGTACATCGAGTGCCCCTTCGACGGCTACGTCCACGACACGATGGCCGACTACTCGAAATTCCACGAGGCGACGGGGTGGGAGCCCGAGATCGGCTTCCGTGAGGGCGTCGAGCTCGTCTGTGCGCCCTACCGCGAGGCGGATACTCCCGGGACGAACTAG
- a CDS encoding glycosyltransferase, producing MRVLQVNKFYYPDIGGIERVVQNITEGLPDSYSTRVLASRPRGFGGAERHNGVDVVKTSSLGTPLSVPLSPTFPIRLRAMVQDADIVHHHLPNPLSTVSHLAVGAGDAPVVATYHSDIVRQKKALRAYHPVLKRFLDSVDRIIVTSDRLLDHSEILEPFTEKCDVVPLSIDLNAIGDENPSPLDIKTQEMNILFVGRLNYYKGVEYLINAMTDVPANLLVVGDGERRTALEQRSRERGVADRVQFLGHVSDERLASAYRTADLFVLPSVEPSEAFGVVQLEAMARGLPVVNTSLPTGVPWVSVDGETGLTVAPRDASALADAMNDLIDDDDLRQKYGEQARERVKQLFTRERMLEQIQTIYRRVAEESKT from the coding sequence ATGAGAGTACTTCAGGTAAACAAGTTCTATTATCCGGATATCGGCGGTATTGAGCGTGTCGTTCAGAACATCACTGAAGGATTGCCCGACTCGTATTCGACTCGTGTTCTCGCATCGCGTCCCAGAGGATTCGGAGGTGCCGAACGACACAACGGAGTCGATGTGGTAAAAACGTCGAGTTTAGGAACCCCACTCTCAGTACCACTATCGCCAACATTTCCCATACGCCTCCGTGCGATGGTTCAGGACGCCGACATCGTACACCACCATCTCCCGAATCCACTCTCTACCGTCTCGCACCTTGCCGTCGGCGCAGGTGACGCGCCGGTCGTCGCCACTTATCATAGCGATATTGTTCGTCAAAAGAAGGCGCTCCGCGCATATCATCCCGTCCTCAAGCGGTTTCTCGACTCAGTTGACCGTATCATCGTAACGTCCGATCGATTACTCGATCACTCCGAGATACTTGAACCATTCACGGAGAAATGCGATGTCGTCCCGTTGTCGATCGATCTTAACGCCATCGGCGATGAGAATCCATCTCCCCTCGATATCAAGACACAGGAAATGAACATCCTTTTCGTCGGACGCTTGAATTATTATAAAGGTGTAGAGTACCTCATCAACGCTATGACCGATGTTCCGGCGAACCTGCTCGTCGTCGGAGATGGCGAACGGCGGACAGCATTAGAACAACGTTCCCGCGAGCGCGGCGTGGCAGATCGAGTCCAATTCCTCGGCCACGTCTCGGACGAGCGTCTTGCGAGCGCGTACCGCACCGCTGATCTCTTCGTCCTGCCATCGGTCGAACCGAGCGAGGCGTTCGGTGTTGTCCAGTTGGAAGCGATGGCGAGGGGATTACCAGTTGTGAATACGTCACTTCCGACGGGTGTCCCTTGGGTCAGCGTAGATGGCGAAACAGGCCTTACGGTTGCGCCTCGTGATGCCAGTGCTCTGGCCGATGCGATGAACGACCTGATCGACGACGATGATCTCCGCCAGAAGTACGGTGAGCAGGCTCGCGAGCGAGTCAAGCAACTGTTCACGCGCGAGCGGATGTTGGAGCAGATACAGACGATCTACCGGCGCGTAGCCGAAGAATCGAAGACGTAA
- a CDS encoding PadR family transcriptional regulator, with protein sequence MPSQNTESDAISLADLSATHRDLLWVLSQTGPSESGPLYHALTDYYTDGIDHTCVCNTLEELVERDLVTKQTNDSQYRLTESGRRALSARQAWQAGTHNAEGGNE encoded by the coding sequence ATGCCTAGCCAAAACACCGAGAGCGACGCCATTTCGCTTGCCGATCTCTCAGCCACCCATCGCGACCTGCTCTGGGTACTCTCGCAGACTGGCCCCAGCGAGAGCGGTCCACTCTACCACGCACTCACCGACTACTACACCGACGGCATCGACCACACCTGTGTCTGTAACACCCTCGAGGAACTCGTCGAACGCGACCTCGTCACCAAACAAACCAACGACTCCCAGTATCGACTTACCGAGTCGGGCCGCCGCGCACTCTCCGCGCGGCAAGCGTGGCAAGCTGGCACTCACAACGCCGAGGGAGGGAACGAATGA
- a CDS encoding glycosyltransferase, whose product MPTVSIVIPTYNRSSVLMRAIDSVLAQTYENFEIVVVDDCSTDDTVEALEEYDDDRIRYIQHDKNQGACAARNTGIKQSNGQYVAFLDSDDEWDLTKLAKQVDCMENTSDCVGVVYTGYRVKRSDIVELGQVPSKRGDIHRAQLAKDWVSPTSAVMVKSECFDEVGIFDTGLAARQDYDMWLRLSYSYEFEYVKEPLVTLHTNRNNRITDNIDARMNAHQILLKRIRARIVEFDSITQHQILSSQYFNIGRYLQRNGQDRRAAKFFILSVAHNIFNFTSWLCLLLLLLHLNPDSGILLKMKNSVKKIKFKYNRLEING is encoded by the coding sequence GTGCCGACCGTCTCGATAGTAATACCGACTTACAACCGGTCCTCCGTTCTAATGAGAGCGATAGATAGCGTCTTGGCACAGACATACGAGAATTTTGAGATAGTTGTCGTTGATGACTGTTCGACAGATGACACAGTAGAGGCACTGGAAGAGTATGACGACGACCGCATTCGGTACATCCAGCACGACAAGAACCAGGGTGCGTGTGCCGCCCGGAACACAGGCATCAAGCAGAGTAACGGTCAATATGTGGCATTTCTTGACAGCGACGACGAATGGGACCTGACAAAATTGGCGAAGCAAGTCGACTGTATGGAGAACACATCGGACTGTGTTGGTGTCGTCTATACTGGATATCGCGTGAAACGCTCCGACATCGTGGAGCTGGGACAAGTGCCATCGAAGCGCGGAGATATCCACCGAGCACAGCTAGCCAAAGATTGGGTGAGTCCGACATCTGCAGTGATGGTCAAGTCGGAGTGTTTTGATGAAGTTGGCATTTTTGATACGGGTCTAGCTGCCAGACAAGATTATGATATGTGGCTTCGATTATCTTATTCGTACGAGTTTGAATACGTGAAGGAACCACTAGTGACGCTGCACACTAACCGTAATAATAGAATAACAGACAATATTGATGCTCGGATGAATGCCCATCAGATACTGCTTAAACGCATTCGCGCTCGCATCGTGGAATTTGACTCTATTACCCAGCATCAAATTCTTTCTAGCCAGTATTTCAATATAGGTCGGTATCTCCAGAGAAATGGTCAAGATCGCCGGGCAGCGAAATTTTTTATATTATCAGTTGCTCATAACATATTTAATTTTACTTCTTGGCTCTGCTTGCTGCTCCTACTTTTGCACCTAAACCCCGATTCAGGAATATTGTTGAAGATGAAGAATAGTGTGAAAAAAATCAAGTTCAAATATAATAGATTAGAGATTAATGGGTGA
- a CDS encoding O-antigen ligase family protein, with protein sequence MGEGMEESQVRPGIWRLPFRILLFTLPFPSVALLTISGVGFGLQMVHVSLVVASIALVVVFVREKRVLLTRTVGLFSLFLFCVIIASYMWVHITPTTPYFSGLSPSIAGQLLYWVSAIGYLLVANVYTSYVSDFETLYQDWGWFAAGATVAILVGGYEIISYYSIIPFPHNIVYSNPTFALNWGSKIAGIKRFTSSFPEPSMFALYGSVALGVIYGLRRRVLLIVFTTGMLLALSTSAVIGIMGAIIGFLYLSEVDYQRVIKLGITSATLLTIVVIISETLRQALYTTTIGKINTHSGNARLEILLTGLRAWVESPIFGWGIGAARTTDGLSTLLISFGVLGAVPLGWFFLRTLFLPREYRLARGLRIGLFAGLIVHLVAVPDWIFPFIWVLAGALWAFPPESHLLFHNRSTKEKSTIKSVWESE encoded by the coding sequence ATGGGTGAAGGAATGGAGGAATCTCAGGTGAGGCCGGGGATCTGGCGGCTACCATTTCGGATTCTACTATTCACGCTACCGTTTCCAAGTGTTGCACTTCTAACTATATCTGGAGTTGGGTTTGGACTCCAGATGGTTCATGTGTCACTAGTAGTAGCCTCGATAGCGCTCGTAGTTGTATTTGTACGAGAAAAAAGAGTTTTATTAACTCGGACGGTCGGGTTATTTTCATTATTTCTATTCTGTGTTATCATAGCATCTTACATGTGGGTACACATCACACCAACAACCCCGTACTTTTCAGGTCTGTCTCCTTCTATCGCTGGGCAGTTACTATATTGGGTCTCCGCAATCGGATATCTATTAGTTGCGAACGTCTACACTAGTTATGTTTCGGATTTCGAAACGCTATACCAGGATTGGGGCTGGTTTGCGGCGGGAGCTACTGTTGCGATTCTGGTGGGTGGATACGAAATAATATCTTACTACAGTATCATCCCATTCCCTCACAATATCGTATATTCGAATCCTACATTCGCTCTCAATTGGGGCTCCAAAATAGCGGGTATCAAGCGCTTTACTTCCTCATTTCCCGAACCATCAATGTTCGCACTATACGGATCGGTTGCTCTCGGTGTGATCTACGGCCTTCGTCGCCGAGTCCTGTTAATTGTTTTTACTACTGGAATGTTACTAGCACTTTCTACGTCTGCAGTTATTGGCATTATGGGGGCAATTATCGGATTCCTGTATCTGAGCGAGGTAGATTATCAACGAGTTATAAAATTGGGAATCACATCAGCCACATTACTTACTATTGTCGTTATCATCTCAGAGACCCTACGGCAGGCACTATACACAACCACAATAGGTAAAATAAATACACACTCTGGAAACGCAAGACTAGAGATATTGCTCACAGGTTTGCGTGCGTGGGTAGAATCCCCTATATTCGGGTGGGGTATCGGGGCAGCACGAACGACCGATGGATTATCAACACTACTTATTTCTTTCGGAGTACTCGGTGCGGTTCCGCTAGGCTGGTTTTTTCTTAGGACGCTCTTTCTCCCGAGAGAATACCGACTCGCGAGAGGTCTTCGGATCGGTCTGTTCGCTGGGCTCATCGTACACCTAGTGGCAGTGCCTGACTGGATATTCCCATTCATTTGGGTTTTGGCTGGTGCGTTGTGGGCTTTCCCGCCAGAGAGCCATCTGTTATTCCACAATCGTAGTACCAAAGAGAAATCTACAATAAAATCGGTATGGGAATCAGAATAG
- a CDS encoding glycosyltransferase family 1 protein, translated as MEPKIANTKSPMSDRIQVGINGRVLVKPSPGGVGRYTHRLLAELTAGSVDKYECLPVAIGAEDVLNLPDGVKTEGVVPAHSGPRAHLWEQLTLPRILASEEYDVFHTPAGNPPVLSQTPLVTTIHDISPITHPEWFTKSYAALYRILTPLAVRVSDRIITVSKSARNELIDIYPTAANKTTVIYNGVEGRDTVDSEPVDSLETGQFLLFVGSVNPRKNLSGLLHAYHHYRQRTSDPYPLVLVGPDNDVFASTDLPAVDGVHRLGFMSESQLTWLYDSAAVFLFPSLHEGFGLPILEAMSVGTPVVTSDRGAMAEVAGNAAHLVDPTDPTAIADGIEDVLEDIEYQYTLSQRGRDRASEFTWSQTAHQTAELFRDVADDA; from the coding sequence TTGGAACCAAAGATAGCAAATACAAAATCACCTATGTCAGACAGAATTCAAGTCGGAATTAATGGTCGGGTACTGGTGAAGCCCAGTCCCGGCGGAGTCGGACGATACACGCACCGCCTGCTCGCTGAACTCACCGCGGGTAGTGTAGATAAATACGAGTGCTTGCCAGTTGCCATCGGGGCAGAAGATGTGTTGAACCTCCCAGATGGTGTTAAGACCGAAGGAGTAGTACCGGCTCACAGTGGCCCACGAGCACACCTCTGGGAGCAACTGACCCTCCCCCGTATTCTCGCTAGCGAGGAGTACGACGTGTTTCACACACCGGCAGGAAATCCACCTGTACTATCTCAAACTCCTCTAGTTACGACCATTCACGATATATCGCCGATCACGCACCCGGAATGGTTTACAAAATCCTACGCCGCACTCTATCGGATCTTGACGCCCCTAGCGGTGCGGGTATCCGACCGTATTATCACTGTCTCGAAATCCGCCCGAAATGAGCTCATCGATATCTATCCAACAGCAGCGAATAAGACCACAGTCATCTACAACGGTGTCGAGGGGCGTGACACAGTGGATTCGGAACCAGTTGATTCGCTTGAAACCGGGCAGTTTCTGTTATTCGTTGGGTCTGTCAATCCACGAAAAAACCTCTCGGGACTGCTCCATGCGTACCATCACTATCGTCAGAGAACCTCTGACCCGTACCCACTTGTGCTAGTGGGACCGGATAACGACGTGTTCGCATCCACTGATCTCCCAGCAGTTGATGGAGTTCACCGCCTCGGGTTCATGAGTGAATCCCAACTAACATGGCTGTACGACTCCGCCGCAGTATTCTTGTTTCCATCGCTCCACGAGGGATTCGGCCTTCCAATTTTGGAAGCGATGAGCGTCGGTACGCCTGTGGTGACATCGGATCGCGGGGCGATGGCCGAGGTCGCCGGTAATGCCGCCCACCTCGTTGATCCAACCGATCCGACTGCTATCGCGGATGGAATTGAAGATGTACTCGAGGATATAGAGTATCAGTACACTCTCAGTCAGCGAGGAAGAGATCGAGCCAGCGAGTTCACTTGGTCACAAACTGCTCACCAGACTGCAGAACTGTTCCGCGACGTTGCCGATGACGCATGA
- a CDS encoding IS1595 family transposase: MFPFELLSSEASAANLLEQVRWREGLCCPRCRSESVIKHGSYREYQRYLCKDCDRTFNDKTGTIFAHAKIGLDKLLLAFYSFLRFNTSIRQLDAEIDVSYRSLRWHVEQFARTLDAPDISLVGPVEIDEFYVSSGLKGRERDRWSRSRGLSRRGRGTYNQDKPPVFVFVYRGSGQRYVIPAKSADEATVRLLLDNHEKESLTVYTDGFRAYDPLDDDENFHRESVIHGNGEYVDGDAHVNTCESHASLARRWLSPHRGVSKEKLTAHLRPLQLRRRILRKPGREALKEIVQAVL; this comes from the coding sequence ATGTTCCCCTTTGAATTGCTGAGTTCAGAGGCGAGCGCCGCGAACCTGCTGGAGCAGGTTCGCTGGCGCGAGGGCCTCTGTTGCCCGCGCTGCCGGTCTGAGTCAGTGATCAAACACGGCAGCTATCGAGAGTATCAACGATATCTCTGTAAGGATTGCGACCGCACGTTCAACGACAAGACTGGCACGATCTTCGCGCACGCGAAGATCGGCCTCGACAAGCTCTTGTTGGCGTTCTACTCGTTCCTCCGATTCAACACGAGTATCCGCCAGTTAGATGCTGAAATTGACGTTTCATATCGTTCACTTCGCTGGCACGTCGAGCAGTTCGCCAGAACGCTTGACGCGCCAGACATCTCTCTCGTTGGCCCGGTCGAGATTGACGAGTTCTACGTCTCTTCTGGATTGAAAGGCCGCGAGCGCGACCGCTGGTCGCGCTCTCGCGGCCTCTCTCGACGCGGACGCGGAACGTATAACCAAGACAAACCACCCGTGTTCGTCTTCGTGTATCGCGGCAGCGGTCAGCGGTACGTCATTCCGGCGAAATCCGCCGACGAAGCGACTGTGCGACTCCTTCTCGACAACCACGAGAAGGAGTCGTTGACCGTCTATACTGACGGATTTCGGGCCTACGACCCACTCGACGATGACGAGAACTTCCACCGAGAATCAGTAATTCACGGGAACGGCGAGTACGTTGATGGAGACGCACACGTGAACACGTGCGAGAGCCACGCGTCGCTGGCGCGACGGTGGCTCTCGCCGCATCGAGGCGTCTCAAAAGAAAAACTGACAGCGCATCTCAGACCGCTCCAGCTTCGGCGACGAATCCTCCGTAAACCGGGTCGAGAGGCGCTGAAAGAGATTGTCCAAGCAGTTCTCTGA
- a CDS encoding DegT/DnrJ/EryC1/StrS aminotransferase family protein translates to MTRKPDSIPLFEIPWDENDIASVADSIKRGGYWAKGPYVDQFESKLEEFLNVNNALVVNSGTTALVAALHGLEIGEDDEVIVPAFTFIATANAVRLVDAEPIFADIESDTYGLSPASVEDNLSESTAAIIPVHPYGTSCRIDELADLAAEHNLALVEDAAEVLGAEFDGQKLGSFGDAAALSFCQNKIVPTGEGGAVVTDDDKLAEQVKLYRSHGRASSDYFESSESGDYAEIGTNIRMSDLTAALGCSQFDRIDELIKRRQQVANELSDHFVDIDGVQPHTPPDAGTHVYQLYTIELAKWINRNHVIETLEDHKISSKVYWDPAVHQTEYYMRTKNDTPDLPVTEDIASRVLSLPMYPTLSTAETDRIADAVIEAVDQ, encoded by the coding sequence ATGACCCGGAAACCAGACTCAATACCACTCTTCGAGATCCCGTGGGATGAGAATGACATCGCATCAGTAGCAGATTCAATCAAGCGAGGCGGGTACTGGGCAAAAGGACCATACGTCGATCAGTTTGAGTCGAAACTTGAAGAGTTTTTGAATGTAAATAACGCTCTCGTCGTCAACTCGGGAACAACCGCGCTTGTCGCCGCACTTCATGGGCTTGAAATCGGTGAGGATGATGAAGTTATCGTTCCAGCATTCACATTCATCGCAACTGCCAACGCAGTTCGATTAGTCGATGCAGAGCCGATCTTCGCCGATATTGAGTCGGATACATATGGACTCAGCCCTGCCTCAGTGGAAGACAATCTCTCGGAATCAACTGCCGCGATTATTCCCGTTCACCCGTACGGAACCAGTTGTCGAATCGATGAACTAGCCGACCTTGCGGCTGAGCACAATCTCGCTCTCGTTGAGGACGCAGCAGAGGTTCTTGGTGCCGAGTTTGACGGGCAAAAACTCGGCTCTTTTGGTGACGCCGCAGCGTTGAGTTTCTGTCAAAACAAGATTGTTCCCACGGGTGAAGGTGGTGCAGTCGTTACTGATGATGACAAACTCGCAGAACAGGTGAAACTGTACCGCTCACACGGCCGTGCGTCAAGCGACTACTTCGAGAGTTCAGAATCCGGCGACTACGCTGAAATCGGAACCAATATTCGAATGTCAGATCTCACAGCCGCGTTGGGATGCTCTCAGTTCGATCGGATCGATGAGCTCATTAAGCGCCGTCAGCAGGTCGCCAACGAACTTAGTGATCACTTTGTAGACATTGATGGAGTACAACCACACACGCCCCCAGACGCGGGAACCCACGTCTATCAACTGTATACGATAGAGCTTGCTAAATGGATCAATCGCAATCACGTGATCGAGACCTTGGAGGATCACAAGATCTCCTCCAAAGTATACTGGGATCCAGCTGTCCACCAGACTGAATATTATATGCGAACAAAGAACGATACTCCGGATCTACCTGTTACGGAGGATATCGCAAGCCGTGTGCTTTCGTTACCGATGTATCCGACCCTTTCCACAGCGGAGACAGACCGAATCGCTGATGCTGTGATCGAAGCGGTGGATCAGTAA